A DNA window from Chlamydia felis Fe/C-56 contains the following coding sequences:
- the rplA gene encoding 50S ribosomal protein L1, whose translation MTKHGKRIRSILKSYDFSKSYSLQEAIDILKQCPTVRFDQTVDVSIKLGIDPKKSDQQIRGSVSLPNGTGKTLRILVFAAGEKAKEALDAGADFVGSDDLVEKIKGGWVDFDVAVATPDMMREVGKLGKVLGPRNLMPTPKAGTVTTDVVKAIAELRKGKIEFKADRAGVCNAGVGKLSFDGQLLKENIEALCSALIKAKPPAAKGQYLVSFTVSSTMGPGISVDTRELMAS comes from the coding sequence ATGACAAAACATGGAAAACGTATACGAAGCATCTTAAAAAGCTATGATTTTTCAAAGTCATATTCTTTGCAAGAAGCTATAGATATTTTAAAACAATGCCCCACAGTGCGCTTTGATCAAACTGTCGACGTATCTATTAAATTGGGCATAGATCCAAAGAAAAGTGATCAGCAAATTCGAGGATCTGTTTCTTTGCCTAATGGCACGGGAAAAACTTTAAGAATTCTTGTTTTTGCTGCTGGAGAAAAGGCTAAGGAAGCACTAGATGCTGGAGCTGATTTTGTGGGTAGTGACGATCTTGTCGAAAAAATTAAAGGTGGTTGGGTAGACTTTGATGTCGCAGTCGCAACTCCAGACATGATGCGTGAAGTTGGAAAGTTAGGAAAGGTCCTAGGGCCTAGAAACCTTATGCCCACACCTAAAGCTGGAACAGTAACCACAGATGTGGTCAAGGCTATTGCTGAATTGCGTAAGGGAAAAATTGAATTTAAGGCAGACCGTGCTGGAGTATGCAATGCTGGTGTGGGTAAGCTATCTTTTGATGGACAGCTTCTTAAAGAAAATATTGAAGCTCTATGTTCTGCTTTAATTAAAGCTAAGCCGCCTGCAGCTAAGGGGCAGTATCTAGTGTCATTTACCGTTTCTTCAACCATGGGACCTGGTATTTCTGTTGATACTAGAGAGTTAATGGCGTCTTAA
- the rplJ gene encoding 50S ribosomal protein L10 produces the protein MKEEKKLLLQEVEEKISASQGFILLRYLGFTAAHSREFRNSLSGVSAEFEVLKKRIFFKAIQSAGFDIDSSDTSGHLGVVFAYDDAVSAAKQVLDFNKQHNDSLVFLAGRIDSANLSGKEVEAVAKLPSMKELRQQIVGLIAAPMSQVVGIMGSALSGVVSCIDQKIQKN, from the coding sequence ATGAAAGAAGAAAAGAAGTTACTTCTTCAAGAGGTAGAAGAGAAAATCTCCGCATCCCAAGGTTTTATTTTATTAAGATATCTTGGATTTACGGCTGCGCATTCTAGAGAGTTTCGTAATTCACTCTCTGGAGTTTCTGCAGAATTTGAAGTGTTAAAAAAGAGAATTTTTTTCAAAGCTATACAAAGTGCTGGTTTTGATATAGATTCTTCAGATACGAGCGGACATCTAGGCGTAGTGTTTGCTTATGATGACGCTGTTTCTGCTGCAAAACAAGTTTTAGATTTTAATAAACAACATAACGATTCACTAGTTTTTCTCGCTGGACGAATTGATAGCGCCAACTTGTCTGGCAAAGAAGTAGAGGCTGTTGCCAAATTGCCTTCAATGAAAGAACTAAGACAGCAAATTGTTGGGCTAATAGCTGCTCCGATGTCTCAGGTCGTTGGAATTATGGGCTCGGCTCTTTCTGGTGTTGTTTCCTGTATCGACCAGAAAATACAAAAAAACTAA
- the rplL gene encoding 50S ribosomal protein L7/L12, translated as MTTQSLETLVEMLSNLTVLQLADLKKMLEEKWDVTAAAPMVAVAAAGAAAEAAPAESTEFAVILEDVPADKKIGVLKVVRELTGLALKEAKEMTEGLPKTVKEKTSKSDAEDTVKKLQEAGAKASFKGL; from the coding sequence GTGACAACACAAAGTTTGGAAACTTTAGTAGAGATGTTAAGCAACTTAACAGTACTCCAATTGGCTGATTTAAAGAAAATGTTAGAAGAAAAATGGGATGTCACTGCCGCTGCTCCTATGGTGGCTGTTGCCGCTGCTGGTGCTGCTGCTGAAGCTGCTCCTGCTGAGTCCACAGAATTTGCGGTGATTTTAGAAGATGTTCCTGCTGATAAGAAAATTGGCGTATTGAAAGTTGTTCGTGAATTAACAGGATTAGCTTTAAAAGAAGCTAAAGAAATGACAGAAGGCTTACCTAAGACTGTTAAAGAAAAGACTTCTAAGTCTGATGCTGAAGATACTGTTAAGAAATTACAAGAAGCTGGAGCAAAAGCTTCCTTTAAAGGCTTGTAA
- the rpoB gene encoding DNA-directed RNA polymerase subunit beta — MFKCPERVSVKKKEDILDLPNLIEIQIKSYKQFLQIGKLAEERDNVGLEEVFREIFPIKSYNEATILEYLSYNLGVPKYSPEECIRRGITYSVTLKVRFRLTDETGIKEEEVYMGTIPIMTDKGTFIINGAERVVVSQVHRSPGINFEQEKHSKGNILFSFRIIPYRGSWLEAIFDINDLIYIHIDRKKRRRKILAMTFIRALGYSSDADIIEEFFQIEECSLKSEKDFSVLVGKILADNVLDEASSLVYGKAGEKLSTAMLKRMLDADISTLKIALEADENHPIIKMLAKDPTDSYEAALKDFYRRLRPGEPATLANARSTIMRLFFDPKRYNLGRVGRYKLNRKLGFPMDEESLSQVTLRKEDVIGALKYLIRLKMGDEKASIDDIDHLANRRVRSVGELIQNQCRSGLARMEKIVRERMNLFDFSSDTLIPGKIISAKGLTSVLKDFFGRSQLSQFMDQTNPVAELTHKRRLSALGPGGLNRERAGFEVRDVHASHYGRICPIETPEGPNIGLITSLSSFAKINEFGFIETPYRIVRDGVVTDEIEYMTADVEEECVIAQASANLDEYNMFTDPVCWARYRGEAFEADTSTVTHMDVSPKQLVSIVTGLIPFLEHDDANRALMGSNMQRQAVPLLKTEAPIVGTGLEARAAKDSGAIVVAEEDGVVEYVDGYKVVVAAKHNPTLKRTYEFKKFLRSNSGTCINQRPLCSVGDIVVKGDVIADGPATDQGELALGKNILVAFMPWYGYNFEDAVIISEKLIKQDAYTSIYIEEFELTARDTKLGKEEITRDIPNVSEEVLANLGEDGIIRIGAEVKPGDILVGKITPKSETELAPEERLLRAIFGEKAADVKDASLTVPPGTEGVVMDVKVFSRKDRLSKSDDELVEEAVHLKDLQKGYKNQISVLKTEYREKLGALLLNEKAPASIIHRRTADILVQEGTVFDQETIELLEQESLVDLLMPPCDMYDVLKNLLSDYETSLQRLEVNYKTEVEHIREGDADLDHGVIRQVKVYVASKRKLQVGDKMAGRHGNKGVVSKIVPEADMPYLANGETIQMILNPLGVPSRMNLGQVLETHLGYAAKTAGIHVKTPVFEGFPESRIWDMMIEQGLPADGKSYLYDGKTGERFDNTVVIGYIYMLKLSHLIADKIHARSIGPYSLVTQQPLGGKAQMGGQRFGEMEVWALEAYGVAHMLQEILTVKSDDVSGRTRIYESIVKGENLLKSGTPESFNVLIKEMQGLGLDVRPMVVDA; from the coding sequence ATGTTCAAATGCCCGGAGCGGGTTAGCGTCAAAAAAAAGGAAGACATCTTAGATCTTCCAAATCTTATTGAAATTCAAATTAAGTCATATAAGCAATTTCTTCAGATTGGGAAGCTTGCAGAAGAGCGCGACAATGTCGGCTTGGAAGAAGTTTTTAGAGAGATCTTTCCAATTAAATCTTATAATGAAGCTACCATTTTAGAGTACCTGTCTTATAATCTGGGTGTACCGAAATACTCTCCAGAAGAGTGTATTCGTCGAGGAATCACCTATAGCGTAACCTTAAAAGTTCGCTTCCGCTTGACCGATGAAACAGGGATCAAGGAAGAAGAAGTCTACATGGGGACTATACCCATTATGACGGATAAGGGTACCTTTATTATCAATGGTGCTGAAAGAGTTGTCGTTTCTCAAGTACACAGATCTCCGGGAATTAACTTCGAACAGGAAAAACATTCTAAAGGAAATATTTTATTCTCTTTCAGAATCATTCCTTATCGAGGTAGTTGGCTAGAGGCTATTTTTGACATCAATGATTTAATTTATATCCATATTGATAGAAAGAAACGACGTCGTAAAATTTTAGCGATGACGTTTATTCGCGCTCTGGGTTATTCATCTGATGCTGATATTATTGAGGAATTTTTCCAAATAGAAGAATGCTCTTTAAAAAGTGAGAAAGATTTTTCTGTTTTAGTCGGTAAAATTTTAGCTGATAACGTTCTAGACGAAGCCTCTTCTTTAGTCTACGGAAAAGCAGGGGAAAAGCTCAGCACGGCAATGCTAAAACGTATGCTGGATGCTGATATTTCAACTTTAAAAATTGCTTTAGAGGCAGATGAGAATCACCCTATCATCAAAATGTTGGCGAAAGATCCAACAGACTCTTATGAGGCTGCTTTAAAGGACTTTTACAGAAGATTGCGTCCAGGAGAGCCTGCAACATTGGCAAATGCACGATCTACGATTATGCGCCTATTCTTCGACCCTAAGCGCTATAACTTGGGAAGAGTGGGGCGTTATAAGTTAAATAGAAAACTCGGTTTCCCGATGGACGAAGAGTCTCTATCTCAAGTTACATTAAGGAAAGAAGATGTTATCGGCGCTTTAAAATATCTTATCCGTTTAAAAATGGGTGATGAGAAAGCCTCTATCGATGATATCGATCATTTGGCTAACCGTCGTGTACGCTCTGTAGGGGAACTCATTCAAAACCAATGTCGTTCTGGTTTGGCGCGAATGGAAAAAATTGTTCGTGAAAGAATGAATCTTTTTGATTTTTCTTCCGATACCTTGATTCCTGGAAAAATTATTTCCGCCAAAGGTCTTACAAGCGTTTTAAAGGACTTTTTCGGTCGTTCTCAACTGTCTCAATTTATGGATCAAACCAATCCTGTAGCGGAATTGACGCATAAACGTCGTTTGTCAGCTTTGGGGCCCGGAGGCTTAAATAGAGAAAGAGCTGGATTTGAAGTTCGTGACGTGCACGCAAGCCATTACGGGCGTATTTGTCCAATTGAGACTCCAGAAGGACCAAACATTGGTTTAATCACCTCTCTATCTTCTTTTGCAAAAATTAATGAATTCGGATTCATTGAAACCCCCTATCGTATTGTTAGAGATGGTGTTGTTACAGATGAAATCGAGTACATGACTGCCGATGTCGAAGAAGAGTGTGTAATTGCTCAGGCTTCTGCGAATCTAGATGAATACAATATGTTCACAGATCCTGTATGTTGGGCAAGGTATCGGGGAGAAGCTTTTGAAGCTGATACAAGCACCGTTACACATATGGACGTTTCTCCAAAGCAATTAGTTTCGATTGTTACAGGTTTAATTCCATTTTTAGAACATGATGACGCTAACCGTGCTCTCATGGGATCAAACATGCAACGTCAAGCTGTGCCTTTATTGAAAACAGAGGCTCCTATAGTTGGAACAGGGTTAGAGGCACGAGCAGCTAAAGACTCTGGTGCTATTGTTGTTGCTGAAGAAGACGGGGTTGTTGAGTACGTTGACGGTTATAAAGTAGTTGTTGCAGCTAAACATAACCCGACACTTAAACGTACCTATGAATTTAAGAAATTCTTAAGGTCGAATTCAGGCACATGCATCAATCAAAGACCCCTATGCAGTGTTGGAGATATTGTAGTTAAAGGCGATGTTATTGCTGATGGGCCCGCCACAGATCAAGGTGAGCTTGCCTTAGGAAAGAATATCCTAGTTGCCTTCATGCCTTGGTATGGATACAACTTCGAAGATGCGGTTATTATTTCTGAGAAACTTATTAAGCAAGATGCCTACACTTCAATTTATATTGAAGAGTTTGAATTGACAGCTAGGGATACAAAGTTAGGAAAAGAAGAAATTACTCGCGATATTCCTAACGTTTCTGAAGAAGTTCTAGCTAACTTAGGTGAAGACGGAATTATTCGTATTGGAGCTGAAGTCAAACCTGGCGACATCCTTGTAGGTAAAATTACACCAAAATCAGAAACAGAACTAGCTCCAGAAGAGCGTCTATTACGAGCTATTTTTGGAGAGAAGGCTGCAGATGTTAAGGATGCCTCCTTGACAGTACCTCCAGGAACAGAGGGGGTTGTCATGGATGTTAAAGTCTTTAGTAGAAAAGACAGACTTTCTAAAAGTGACGATGAACTTGTAGAAGAAGCTGTGCATTTAAAAGATCTGCAGAAAGGATATAAAAATCAAATTTCAGTATTAAAGACTGAATATCGTGAGAAACTTGGAGCATTATTACTTAATGAGAAAGCTCCAGCTTCGATTATTCATCGTCGTACTGCTGATATTTTGGTTCAGGAGGGCACTGTTTTTGATCAAGAGACCATAGAGCTTCTTGAACAAGAGTCTTTAGTTGATCTTCTTATGCCCCCTTGCGATATGTACGATGTCTTGAAGAATCTGCTTTCTGACTACGAAACGTCTTTACAACGCCTAGAAGTTAACTATAAAACAGAAGTTGAGCATATCCGTGAAGGTGATGCTGATCTCGATCATGGCGTAATTCGTCAGGTTAAAGTTTATGTAGCTTCAAAAAGAAAACTCCAGGTTGGAGATAAAATGGCAGGACGTCATGGAAACAAAGGGGTGGTCTCTAAGATTGTCCCAGAAGCTGACATGCCTTACTTAGCTAATGGCGAAACTATACAGATGATCTTAAATCCTCTTGGGGTGCCTTCGAGGATGAACTTAGGCCAAGTGTTGGAAACACATCTTGGTTACGCAGCAAAAACTGCCGGCATTCATGTAAAAACTCCGGTATTTGAAGGATTCCCAGAATCTCGTATTTGGGACATGATGATCGAACAGGGATTACCTGCAGACGGTAAGTCTTATCTATATGACGGAAAGACAGGAGAGAGATTCGATAATACTGTGGTCATTGGCTACATTTATATGTTGAAACTCAGCCACTTAATTGCAGATAAAATTCACGCCAGATCTATTGGTCCTTACTCTCTAGTTACTCAGCAGCCTCTTGGAGGTAAAGCTCAGATGGGAGGTCAAAGATTTGGGGAGATGGAAGTGTGGGCGTTAGAAGCTTATGGGGTAGCTCATATGCTTCAAGAGATTCTCACAGTAAAATCTGATGACGTTTCTGGGCGAACAAGGATTTACGAATCCATTGTTAAAGGGGAAAACCTCCTTAAATCAGGTACACCTGAGTCGTTTAACGTCTTGATTAAAGAAATGCAAGGTTTAGGACTAGATGTTCGTCCTATGGTAGTAGATGCTTAA